The genomic segment GGCGCTGGCCGCACCCAGTTCCACCGCCAGCCGCGTCGCGCCGCTGGCCGACAACTGCTCGGCGTGAACCTTCGGAATCAGACCCGCGGCCGCGCAGTGCACGAGATACCGGCGCGCCTGCTCCAGCGTGAAAGCCCCCTTCTCGCAAAACACATCCGCGAATCGGGCCAGATTCTCATCGCGAATCACCGAGAGCAGTTCCGGCGCGATCATCGCGTCGAGATAGGCCTCGTTCTGCCCGGCGAACTCCGGCGACGTTGCGTGCGCGCCGAGATACGTGCCGACCATCTCGACGCCTGTCAATTCACCGACGCGCCGGATCGCCCGCAGCATTTTTATCTCATTCGCCGGGTCCAGACCGTAGCCGCTCTTCGCTTCGATCGTCGTCACGCCGGCCGCCAGCATCCGCCGCACGCGCGGCAGCGATTGCGCCACCAGTTCGTCCTCGCTCGCGGCGCGCACGGCGCGCATCGTGCTGCGAATCCCACCGCCTGATTCGAGAATCTCCAGGTAACTCGTCCCGCGAATCTTTTGAACAAACTCCCCCTCGCGCGAACCGGCGAAGACGACGTGTGTGTGACAGTCGATCAATCCCGGCACGACGACCCCGCCGCCCGCATCAATCACTCCCTCCCCCTCCGAGGGAATAGGCCGAGGTGAGAGTGATGGCATTTGCCGACGTGCTTCGACGGGCGCATCCCGCTCCGGCCCGAACCACGCAATGCGATCGCCCTCGATCAGAACCGCGGCATTCTCGATCAGCGGCGGCGCGGAGAACATCGCCCCCGCAACCGGTCCGGGCGGCACGGCGACCAATTGACCGATGTTGCGGATGAACGTCATTTCAATATCCACTGTCGTAGAATTGCCCGCTTCGAACTGGATTCAAAACTCCTTTCCCCCTTGGGGGAGAGGTCGAGTGAGGAGGAAAAGTAGTTCAAACGAAAGGATTCACCCTCACCCCGACCCTCTCCCTGGAAGGGAGAGGGGGCTTTGAAACAGCTTGTCGGTGCCGATCTCACCTGATCGCATTCCAGGAACGCGCTTTCGTTCTGATCGAACAGGAATCGCACGGCCGCAGCATCGCACGACCGCAGCATCGCACGACCGCAGCATCGCACGACCGCAGCATCGCTCGGCACTCCCTGTCGGACGACCATGCGGTCGCGAAGCGCAGTCAGGAATCGCGGTACGGATCGATCACGAATTCACGAACCAATCAGCCGCCGAACATCATCGGCTTCTTCAACGCTCGCCGATTAAACGTGACCTGCCCGAAGTGCCAGTACGGATGCGCGCCCAGCAGCCCGATCACGGCGCCGATCGTGGGGAACATCTGCCGCAGGTTCTCCGGGGCAGGCTCGTCGTAACGCGACTCGGGAAAGCCCTTCACGAACTCCACCGTCATCTTCGCGCTGTCTGTATACATCTTCCACGCTTCGGCGCGGGTCATGCCGTCGTCGGCGCGACAGACGCTGCCGCCTCCGTAGGACTTGTGAAGTGGCTCGCTGTAACGCTTCGGCTGACCGGTGATCTGCGAGATCAAGCTGTCTTCCGACACGGCGAGGTGCGCGAGGATCCAGTTGACGTGGTTCGCGCCGTCGAACGGCTGATACCGACAATCGGCATCACTCAATTCCTTTACGGCGCCCTCGTAAAGCCACTGGGCCGACGCGTGCTGATTCAGAACGATGTCTTTGGGTGTCATGCGTGATTCTCCCTGGGGTTACTGCCCACCGAGCGATTCTAGCGGCAAATACCGATTACGGTCAGCGGAAGAACACCTTGGGAAGACCGTCCTGACCGCAACGCACGACCGGACGCCGTCATTCCGCCAGGGCCTTCTCAAAAATGATAAGATTGTCTCCGCGATCCGGGTCCCACCGCACGCCGACGATGTTGAAAC from the Planctomycetia bacterium genome contains:
- a CDS encoding DinB family protein, with product MTPKDIVLNQHASAQWLYEGAVKELSDADCRYQPFDGANHVNWILAHLAVSEDSLISQITGQPKRYSEPLHKSYGGGSVCRADDGMTRAEAWKMYTDSAKMTVEFVKGFPESRYDEPAPENLRQMFPTIGAVIGLLGAHPYWHFGQVTFNRRALKKPMMFGG
- a CDS encoding imidazolonepropionase encodes the protein MTFIRNIGQLVAVPPGPVAGAMFSAPPLIENAAVLIEGDRIAWFGPERDAPVEARRQMPSLSPRPIPSEGEGVIDAGGGVVVPGLIDCHTHVVFAGSREGEFVQKIRGTSYLEILESGGGIRSTMRAVRAASEDELVAQSLPRVRRMLAAGVTTIEAKSGYGLDPANEIKMLRAIRRVGELTGVEMVGTYLGAHATSPEFAGQNEAYLDAMIAPELLSVIRDENLARFADVFCEKGAFTLEQARRYLVHCAAAGLIPKVHAEQLSASGATRLAVELGAASADHLEFVTDEDLAALKGGHTIPVLLPGCSFFLNSPPAPARKLITAGLPVALATDCNPGSCMIESLPLVMSIAATLLRMTPMETLVAVTANAAAALRRADRLGAIAVGHQADLLIVDAASVDQWVYRVAVPAVRTVIKAGRVVPLTY